The following are encoded in a window of Telmatobacter sp. DSM 110680 genomic DNA:
- the purL gene encoding phosphoribosylformylglycinamidine synthase subunit PurL: MTTASSAVVPDPVVVTPELLAQHSITPDEYERILAALGRVPSLTELGIYSVMWSEHCSYKSSRVHLKRLPTKSDRVVQGPGENAGIIDVGDGWACAFKIESHNHPSYIEPYQGAATGVGGILRDIFTMGARPLAVMDSLRFGPIQPEPGVEPELVTKNHSIVEGVVSGIAGYGNCFGVPNLGGETKFEPCYSGNPLVNAFALGLVRKDEIFYGKATGTGNPVIYVGAKTGRDGIHGATMASEEFHAGTEAKRPNVQVGDPFMEKLLLEACLEAMKTGAIVGIQDMGAAGLTCSTCEMGARGGVGLDVELDFVPQRETGMSAYEIMLSESQERMLLVAEKGREDEVLRVFAKWGLDAVIVGTVQPGPRLRIRHHGELVADIPNQSLTDDAPLYHRPVGTWTSRVPSDAPPEALDELSKERDFTADLKHLLASANVSSKRWVHEQYDTMVQTNTVLGPGGEAGVMRIKGTGAVNHERGLAMALDGNGRWCYLDPKLGAMHAVAEAARKVAMTGALPVAATNCLNFGNPEKPEIMAQLSTAIDGIGEACTALGTPITGGNVSLYNETKGEGIYPTPVLGIVGILDDVSKAVPAAFQRAGDAILLLWPVPRGEDPKPDLKVPFSPEPMRYYPVDVENKPVPEADPETPEATAAQNLAAFGSSEFAKAVLGSLWGTPPSLDLDAESDLHELLIVLAARKLIRSARDISDGGIAVSVAQAAFANGIGATVKQEPSLMTHPLFGLFAEPASTVILTTVHENISEIEQLASDSSFFCARIGTTGGDRLEISVYGDVMISAPLNELREPWARALEAALHNEVTA; the protein is encoded by the coding sequence ATGACTACTGCCTCTTCTGCAGTCGTTCCCGATCCGGTCGTGGTTACCCCGGAATTGCTGGCTCAGCACAGCATCACTCCGGATGAGTACGAACGGATTCTGGCGGCACTGGGACGCGTCCCTTCCCTCACCGAGTTGGGCATATACAGCGTTATGTGGAGCGAACACTGCTCCTACAAGTCAAGCCGCGTGCACTTAAAACGGCTCCCGACCAAGAGCGACCGTGTGGTGCAAGGTCCGGGAGAGAACGCCGGCATCATCGACGTGGGTGACGGTTGGGCATGCGCATTCAAAATCGAAAGCCACAACCATCCCAGCTACATTGAGCCCTACCAGGGCGCGGCGACCGGCGTGGGCGGAATTTTGCGCGACATTTTTACCATGGGCGCGCGACCGTTGGCGGTCATGGACTCGTTGCGGTTTGGGCCGATCCAGCCGGAACCGGGTGTGGAACCGGAACTGGTGACGAAGAACCACTCCATAGTTGAAGGCGTGGTGAGCGGCATCGCCGGCTACGGCAACTGCTTTGGCGTTCCGAATCTCGGCGGGGAGACAAAGTTTGAGCCATGCTACAGCGGCAATCCGCTGGTGAATGCTTTTGCGTTGGGGCTGGTCCGCAAGGACGAGATCTTCTACGGCAAAGCAACGGGAACCGGGAATCCGGTGATTTATGTAGGCGCGAAAACTGGGCGCGACGGGATTCACGGCGCGACGATGGCTAGCGAGGAATTCCACGCAGGAACTGAGGCAAAGCGGCCGAATGTGCAGGTTGGCGATCCTTTCATGGAGAAGCTACTGCTGGAGGCCTGCCTCGAGGCGATGAAGACCGGCGCGATTGTCGGCATCCAGGACATGGGTGCCGCGGGACTGACGTGCTCGACCTGCGAGATGGGCGCGCGCGGCGGCGTCGGGCTCGATGTGGAACTGGACTTTGTTCCCCAACGCGAGACCGGTATGAGCGCGTACGAGATCATGCTGTCGGAAAGCCAGGAGCGCATGCTGCTGGTGGCCGAAAAAGGACGCGAAGACGAGGTGCTACGGGTCTTTGCGAAGTGGGGCTTGGATGCAGTTATCGTTGGGACCGTTCAGCCTGGACCGCGGTTGCGCATTCGTCATCACGGCGAACTTGTGGCCGATATTCCGAACCAGTCACTGACTGATGACGCGCCGCTTTATCACCGGCCGGTGGGGACGTGGACCTCCAGGGTGCCGTCAGATGCGCCGCCGGAGGCTCTGGATGAACTTTCCAAGGAACGCGACTTCACGGCTGATCTAAAGCATCTGCTAGCAAGTGCAAATGTGAGCTCGAAGCGCTGGGTGCATGAGCAGTATGACACCATGGTGCAGACAAACACAGTGCTGGGGCCGGGCGGAGAAGCCGGTGTGATGCGGATCAAGGGCACCGGAGCTGTGAACCATGAGCGCGGCCTTGCAATGGCGCTCGATGGCAATGGTCGATGGTGTTATCTCGATCCGAAACTGGGCGCGATGCACGCAGTAGCCGAAGCTGCGCGGAAGGTTGCAATGACCGGCGCGCTGCCTGTGGCTGCGACGAATTGCCTGAACTTTGGAAATCCCGAGAAACCTGAAATTATGGCGCAGCTTTCGACGGCCATCGATGGCATTGGGGAAGCCTGCACTGCGCTGGGAACGCCGATTACGGGTGGCAATGTTTCGCTCTATAACGAGACCAAGGGCGAAGGAATTTATCCAACCCCGGTGTTGGGTATCGTCGGCATTCTCGACGATGTGTCCAAGGCTGTCCCCGCGGCGTTTCAACGGGCTGGCGATGCGATTTTGCTGCTATGGCCGGTACCGCGCGGCGAAGATCCTAAACCTGATCTGAAAGTCCCGTTCAGTCCGGAGCCGATGCGATATTACCCGGTGGATGTTGAAAACAAACCGGTGCCGGAAGCAGATCCTGAAACACCGGAGGCTACGGCGGCGCAGAATCTGGCGGCGTTTGGAAGCTCGGAGTTTGCGAAGGCGGTTCTCGGAAGCTTGTGGGGAACACCTCCATCGCTCGATCTTGATGCGGAGTCGGACTTGCATGAGTTGCTGATTGTGCTGGCGGCCCGCAAGCTGATTCGCTCGGCTCGAGACATCTCCGATGGCGGCATCGCGGTGTCAGTGGCTCAAGCCGCGTTCGCAAACGGAATTGGGGCAACGGTGAAACAGGAGCCGTCGCTGATGACGCACCCGCTGTTCGGACTTTTCGCGGAGCCGGCATCGACGGTAATTCTTACGACAGTGCATGAAAACATCTCCGAGATCGAGCAGTTGGCTAGCGATTCCAGCTTCTTCTGCGCACGGATCGGCACGACAGGTGGCGATCGGCTGGAGATTTCGGTGTATGGGGATGTGATGATCTCCGCACCACTGAATGAATTGCGTGAACCATGGGCCAGGGCACTTGAAGCAGCACTCCACAATGAGGTGACGGCATGA
- the purF gene encoding amidophosphoribosyltransferase: protein MSRLLFQGVEDVEDISSILAAESAPQHAPLIEQDDKLREECGVVAIHGHADAARMAYLGLYALQHRGQESAGIATADGQHLANIKGMGLVSEIFTDEVLQKLPGEMAIGHTRYSTTGDSALLNAQPIRVDSTKGLIAIAHNGNLVNLGTVRTKLERDGAYFQTTSDSEIIVQLIAHSKAGSLVDAIADSLRQVEGAFSIVMMTRDRIFAARDPRGFRPLSMGRIKNQDGPDTIVFASETCAFDLLRAEYERDVLPGELVMVTDDGVTSRQYATGVPQSSCIFEHVYFARPDSRIYGRWVQESRDQMGRQLARESGVIADVIVPVPDSGVTAALGYAEQSGIPFRFGLIRNHYVGRTFIEPEQRVRDFGVRLKLNPVRNLLEGKRVILIDDSIIRGTTSRKIVRMVRGAGAKEVHLRISCPPTISPCFYGVDTPSKKELIAANNSVEEIRRYIEADSLAYLSLEGLLKCCDGSEHNGYCTACYTGNYPTAWVDVDEILPATANA from the coding sequence ATGAGCCGGTTGCTGTTTCAGGGGGTCGAGGACGTTGAAGATATCTCATCTATCCTCGCCGCAGAAAGCGCACCTCAGCACGCGCCATTGATCGAACAGGATGACAAGCTGCGCGAGGAGTGCGGCGTCGTCGCCATTCACGGACATGCAGATGCGGCGCGGATGGCCTATCTCGGACTGTATGCGTTACAGCATCGCGGGCAGGAGTCAGCCGGAATTGCGACCGCCGACGGACAACACCTTGCCAACATCAAGGGCATGGGACTGGTGTCGGAAATATTCACCGACGAGGTGCTGCAGAAGCTCCCCGGAGAGATGGCAATCGGGCACACGCGATACTCGACGACCGGCGACTCCGCGCTTTTGAATGCGCAGCCCATTCGCGTGGATTCGACCAAAGGCTTGATCGCGATTGCGCACAACGGCAACCTCGTAAACCTGGGAACGGTGCGGACGAAACTGGAGCGCGATGGCGCTTATTTTCAGACCACCTCTGATTCCGAGATCATTGTGCAGTTGATCGCGCATTCAAAGGCGGGTTCGCTGGTGGATGCGATTGCCGATTCGCTCAGGCAGGTTGAAGGCGCATTTTCAATTGTGATGATGACGCGCGACCGGATTTTTGCCGCGCGTGACCCGCGTGGGTTTCGGCCACTCTCAATGGGTCGCATCAAAAATCAAGACGGACCAGACACGATTGTGTTCGCGTCGGAGACGTGCGCATTCGATCTGCTGCGCGCTGAGTACGAGCGCGACGTGCTGCCTGGAGAATTGGTGATGGTGACGGACGACGGCGTGACAAGCCGCCAGTATGCGACCGGTGTTCCTCAGTCGAGTTGCATCTTTGAGCATGTGTATTTTGCGCGGCCCGACAGCAGGATCTACGGGCGCTGGGTGCAGGAGAGCCGCGACCAGATGGGTCGTCAACTGGCACGCGAGTCGGGCGTGATCGCGGACGTGATTGTGCCGGTGCCTGACTCGGGCGTGACGGCAGCGCTAGGCTACGCGGAACAGAGTGGCATCCCATTTCGATTTGGCTTGATTCGCAATCACTATGTTGGGCGCACTTTTATTGAACCCGAACAACGTGTGCGCGACTTCGGTGTGAGGCTCAAGCTCAACCCAGTGCGCAATCTCCTTGAAGGCAAGCGCGTCATTCTGATTGACGATTCCATTATTCGCGGAACCACGAGCCGGAAGATTGTGCGCATGGTGCGCGGTGCGGGTGCGAAGGAAGTGCATTTGCGCATCAGTTGCCCGCCGACAATTTCGCCGTGCTTTTATGGTGTCGACACGCCCAGCAAGAAAGAGCTGATCGCTGCGAATAATAGTGTCGAAGAGATTCGTCGATATATTGAAGCCGATTCGCTGGCATATCTTTCGCTGGAAGGTCTGCTGAAGTGCTGCGACGGCAGTGAGCACAACGGCTACTGCACGGCTTGCTATACCGGCAACTATCCAACTGCGTGGGTGGATGTCGATGAGATTCTGCCCGCAACGGCGAACGCCTGA
- a CDS encoding MFS transporter, with the protein MPSVGHDHEQGDRAIGASAQRKAALRLLPIISIGYGLAYMDRINISFASLRMNSDLHFSATVYGLGAGLFFIGYAFCEIPSNLLLLRFGPKRWLARIMFTWGLLATAMMFVKTPWQFYGVRLLLGMAEAGFFPGVLYYLTLWFPASMRARAVSRFYIALPLSSVLMGAVAGWLMGLQGRLGLSGWQWLFLLEGLPAALFSFVFLWILPDGPMQAAWLTVAERMWLKRQLDADSAHAHIGHEAGVMRALLSPKVWMIGAYFLCALTANYAYYFSAPAILQGATGWSVTNVGFLVALFGVAGAAAMLLNGAHSDRTGERALHCILPCILMAVGYAIASYVRIPWMIIASLALSFVAFMAMQGPALAVPTQFLAGRAAAAGIAAMNTITMFSGFIGPYWMGVTKDATGTYWLGLRGLVIPSLGAALAMFVLTRSLARSRGIAAGAVLANEPA; encoded by the coding sequence GTGCCATCCGTCGGACACGACCACGAACAAGGCGACCGCGCGATTGGTGCATCCGCACAGCGCAAAGCCGCGCTCCGTCTACTTCCCATCATCTCCATTGGCTATGGGCTGGCCTATATGGATCGCATCAACATCAGCTTCGCATCGCTGCGGATGAACAGCGATCTGCATTTCAGCGCCACGGTCTACGGATTAGGAGCGGGCCTCTTCTTCATAGGCTATGCCTTCTGCGAAATACCTTCGAACCTGCTGCTCCTCCGCTTCGGACCAAAACGCTGGCTTGCCCGCATCATGTTCACCTGGGGCTTACTCGCTACAGCCATGATGTTCGTCAAGACGCCGTGGCAGTTCTATGGTGTCCGCCTTTTGCTTGGCATGGCCGAGGCAGGCTTTTTCCCGGGCGTCCTCTACTACCTCACACTGTGGTTTCCGGCCAGCATGCGTGCACGCGCTGTCAGCCGCTTCTACATTGCGCTTCCGCTTAGCTCGGTCTTGATGGGTGCAGTCGCAGGCTGGCTCATGGGACTTCAAGGCAGGCTGGGCCTTTCTGGATGGCAATGGCTCTTTCTCCTCGAAGGATTGCCCGCAGCGCTCTTCAGCTTCGTCTTCCTCTGGATACTTCCCGACGGGCCCATGCAAGCTGCATGGCTCACAGTCGCAGAGAGGATGTGGCTCAAACGGCAGCTTGATGCTGACTCGGCGCATGCGCACATCGGCCACGAAGCCGGTGTTATGCGTGCGCTTCTATCTCCCAAGGTCTGGATGATCGGCGCCTATTTTCTTTGTGCGCTCACCGCAAACTACGCCTACTACTTCTCCGCACCTGCGATCTTGCAGGGAGCCACCGGCTGGAGCGTCACAAACGTGGGATTTCTAGTCGCCCTATTTGGTGTCGCTGGAGCAGCTGCCATGTTGCTCAACGGCGCGCACTCCGATCGCACCGGCGAACGAGCACTCCACTGCATCCTTCCCTGCATCCTCATGGCTGTTGGATATGCAATCGCAAGTTATGTGCGTATACCCTGGATGATCATCGCTTCATTGGCGTTGAGTTTTGTTGCTTTCATGGCGATGCAGGGCCCGGCGCTTGCAGTGCCTACGCAGTTCCTCGCGGGGCGCGCCGCCGCTGCCGGAATCGCCGCCATGAATACCATTACGATGTTCAGCGGCTTCATCGGTCCCTACTGGATGGGCGTCACAAAAGATGCAACCGGCACCTACTGGCTTGGGCTCCGTGGCCTGGTGATACCCAGTCTCGGTGCTGCCCTGGCCATGTTTGTACTGACGCGTAGCCTGGCACGTTCAAGAGGAATCGCTGCCGGCGCAGTCCTGGCAAACGAACCGGCATGA
- a CDS encoding fused MFS/spermidine synthase, whose translation MTGSRWLFGSAVFLGAFLLFLVEPIAAKQLLPVLGGSAAVWVTCLVFFQTALLCAYLYAHWMSRRPRWNLYFALLILGFASAVGWCWRIGGAEGASTHPILTVFGVLGGTIGLPFLVLGTTSPLMQVWWARLHESVIPYRLFALSNLASLLALGLYPTVIEPRLTLEAQRIAWCCGFAVFASITGLLAWQTRKVEKTSLAEIAVDDEGTTAPPMHRLLWVLLPMGAAMQLSAVTSYLTANVAAIPLLWILPLAVYLLTIILAFEFPRLLPRSLVARFLILMLAGLGYALSKQDVEWPLRISIGFFLIEAFAAGLFCHSEAYRLRPQRAAESTLFYLSFAAGGALGAFVIGILFPMVFRFNLDLVITCCFTALLALLVMWGDGWSVRLLWGVATILMAVQIFWINIVNQRNTTVAVRNFYGALRVKQNFGFPGATMRVLTNGNVEHGTQIFGTNAQRRTPTSYYAEDSGVGLAIRNCCSGGARNIGVVGLGAGTIAAYGRPGDRIQFYEINPSVEPIARNVFTYIRDSGARVSIIDGDARRSLAAEAPQGFNVVVVDAFSGDAIPLHLLTTQALALYRRHLAPGGIIAFHISNRHVDLEAPIALLAKAAGMRAMAITTAANDDRGEFTATWMLVSDNADFFAQPEVEKGSRQPREIAGLRPWTDDFSSLLPVLHW comes from the coding sequence ATGACGGGTTCGCGGTGGCTGTTTGGAAGTGCAGTTTTTCTGGGTGCATTCCTGCTTTTTCTTGTAGAGCCGATTGCCGCGAAGCAGCTGCTGCCAGTACTGGGCGGCTCGGCAGCGGTGTGGGTTACCTGTCTGGTCTTTTTTCAAACTGCGCTCTTGTGCGCCTATTTATATGCGCACTGGATGAGTCGTCGCCCGCGCTGGAATCTGTATTTCGCTCTGCTGATCCTCGGATTCGCGTCGGCTGTGGGATGGTGCTGGCGAATCGGCGGCGCCGAAGGCGCATCCACGCATCCGATCTTGACCGTATTTGGCGTTTTGGGCGGCACCATCGGACTGCCTTTTTTGGTGCTGGGAACGACGAGTCCGCTGATGCAGGTGTGGTGGGCGCGTCTGCATGAGTCTGTGATTCCCTACCGGTTGTTCGCCCTTTCGAACTTGGCGTCACTGCTGGCGCTCGGGCTTTACCCTACTGTGATCGAACCGCGATTAACACTCGAGGCGCAGCGGATCGCATGGTGTTGCGGTTTCGCGGTCTTCGCATCCATCACCGGCTTGCTGGCCTGGCAGACGCGGAAAGTTGAGAAGACATCCCTTGCTGAAATTGCAGTTGATGATGAGGGTACAACTGCTCCGCCCATGCACAGACTGCTCTGGGTGCTGCTGCCGATGGGCGCGGCGATGCAGCTGAGCGCGGTGACGAGCTACCTGACTGCCAACGTCGCGGCCATCCCCCTGCTTTGGATTCTGCCTCTCGCCGTTTACCTGCTCACCATCATCTTAGCTTTTGAATTCCCTCGCCTGCTGCCGCGCAGCCTGGTTGCGCGTTTTCTGATTCTGATGCTGGCAGGGTTGGGTTACGCACTTTCAAAACAAGATGTGGAATGGCCGCTACGGATCAGCATCGGCTTCTTCCTGATTGAAGCGTTTGCGGCAGGTCTCTTCTGTCATAGCGAAGCGTATCGGTTGCGACCGCAGCGCGCGGCGGAGTCCACTCTGTTCTACCTTTCCTTTGCGGCAGGCGGCGCGCTTGGCGCGTTCGTCATCGGCATCCTGTTTCCGATGGTGTTTCGATTCAACCTCGATCTCGTGATCACCTGTTGCTTCACGGCGTTGTTGGCGTTGCTAGTGATGTGGGGAGACGGCTGGAGTGTGCGGCTGTTGTGGGGAGTGGCGACGATCTTGATGGCTGTGCAGATTTTCTGGATCAACATCGTGAACCAAAGAAACACTACCGTCGCGGTACGGAATTTCTACGGCGCCCTGCGCGTGAAGCAGAATTTCGGCTTTCCGGGAGCCACGATGCGGGTGTTGACCAATGGGAATGTTGAGCATGGAACGCAGATATTTGGCACCAATGCGCAGCGCAGAACGCCTACCAGCTATTACGCCGAAGATTCAGGTGTAGGTCTCGCGATCCGTAATTGTTGTAGCGGAGGCGCGCGCAACATTGGTGTGGTCGGGCTGGGAGCAGGGACGATCGCTGCCTACGGACGCCCGGGAGACCGGATCCAGTTCTATGAAATCAACCCGTCGGTGGAGCCTATTGCCCGGAATGTATTCACGTACATTCGGGATTCGGGCGCGCGCGTATCGATTATTGATGGCGACGCACGGAGGTCTCTCGCTGCCGAAGCGCCGCAGGGATTCAACGTGGTGGTGGTGGACGCGTTCTCAGGCGATGCGATTCCGCTGCACCTGCTGACGACCCAGGCTCTTGCACTTTATCGACGGCATCTGGCTCCCGGCGGGATCATCGCTTTCCACATCTCAAACCGGCACGTCGACCTGGAGGCGCCCATTGCGCTTCTGGCGAAGGCCGCCGGAATGCGCGCCATGGCGATTACAACGGCAGCTAATGACGACCGGGGCGAATTTACCGCGACTTGGATGCTAGTGAGCGACAATGCGGATTTCTTTGCGCAACCTGAGGTAGAAAAGGGCTCTCGGCAACCCCGGGAAATCGCCGGCCTGCGACCGTGGACCGATGATTTTTCAAGCCTTCTGCCGGTTCTGCACTGGTAG
- the fusA gene encoding elongation factor G: MKTYQGSEIRNVAVVGHAQSGKTTLISALLHAAKMTPAQGRVQDGTAVTAYDEEEIARGTTMQNAVAFAEWQGVKINFVDTPGFHMFSHEARASLLPVEATCVLVNAQHGIEPVTERVWKYADEANVPRFVVINQMDHPKAGGGGGLSALIEDLHERWGRTCVPVQLPISDAQGFHGVVDLVTMEAFYYTPNGDGRGKITGEIPASIAQQAKEAHEALVELVAEGKDELMEEYFAEGTIPEQHLITALHEAIREDRIFPVLFASGGTNVATDHLLDFIKVYAPSPTERAPMPVKTSSMQAVAANGGGSDAGAGSGVSFRKMEDGEPTALVVFKTMSDPFSGRISFFKVVSGVVKNDATLENYTRRGQERFSHLSVMQGRKAVEVTELHAGDIGAVAKLRETLTGDTLGAKGGDIQIDLAPLPEAAMTYAIEPKSRADEDKLGPAIHKLMEEDLLIRFFRDPQTNEFLIAGAGQPHIEAIVSRLKKRYHAEVTLKAPKVPYRETIRGKADAQGRHKKQSGGHGQFGDCKIRMEPMPRGGGFEFASEVFGGAIPRNFIPAIEKGVVESAARGYLAGYPVVDFKVIVYDGSYHDVDSNEMSFKKAGRLAFRKAMEQAKPCLLEPVMKIAVEAPDEFAGTLMGDLNGRRGRVQGMESKGRTTVINAEVPMAEMLTYGTLLTSMTQGKGSYRMEMHHYDIVPQLVADKILANAKRPVEEEE, translated from the coding sequence ATGAAAACGTACCAGGGAAGTGAGATCCGCAACGTAGCTGTAGTGGGGCATGCTCAGAGCGGTAAGACGACGTTAATCTCCGCGCTGCTGCATGCCGCCAAGATGACACCAGCACAAGGTAGAGTTCAAGACGGCACGGCCGTGACCGCCTATGACGAAGAAGAGATTGCACGCGGCACGACCATGCAAAATGCTGTCGCGTTTGCAGAGTGGCAAGGGGTAAAGATCAATTTTGTTGACACTCCGGGATTTCACATGTTCTCGCACGAGGCGCGCGCATCGCTGCTGCCCGTGGAGGCAACATGTGTTCTGGTAAATGCCCAGCATGGCATCGAGCCGGTGACAGAGCGGGTGTGGAAGTACGCCGATGAGGCGAACGTTCCCCGCTTTGTGGTGATCAACCAGATGGACCATCCCAAGGCGGGTGGCGGCGGCGGCTTGAGCGCGCTGATTGAGGATTTGCATGAGCGTTGGGGACGCACTTGCGTTCCGGTGCAGTTGCCGATTTCAGACGCACAGGGTTTTCACGGTGTTGTGGACCTGGTGACGATGGAGGCGTTCTACTACACGCCTAATGGTGACGGACGCGGCAAGATAACAGGCGAAATCCCGGCGAGCATTGCACAGCAGGCGAAGGAAGCACACGAGGCGCTGGTGGAACTCGTTGCCGAAGGCAAAGACGAGTTGATGGAAGAGTACTTCGCCGAGGGGACGATTCCGGAGCAGCATTTGATTACCGCGCTGCATGAGGCAATCCGCGAAGACCGCATCTTCCCTGTCTTGTTTGCCAGCGGCGGAACGAACGTAGCTACGGATCATTTGCTGGATTTCATCAAGGTGTACGCGCCATCTCCGACAGAGCGCGCGCCGATGCCAGTAAAGACATCGTCGATGCAGGCCGTAGCGGCCAATGGCGGTGGCAGCGATGCAGGTGCAGGCAGCGGCGTCTCTTTCCGCAAAATGGAAGATGGCGAACCCACAGCGCTGGTCGTCTTCAAGACAATGAGTGATCCGTTTTCGGGCCGCATCAGTTTTTTCAAAGTCGTAAGCGGCGTGGTGAAGAATGATGCGACCCTTGAAAACTACACGCGTCGAGGTCAGGAGCGGTTCTCGCACCTGAGCGTCATGCAGGGACGCAAGGCCGTCGAAGTTACCGAATTGCATGCCGGCGACATTGGTGCAGTGGCCAAGTTGCGCGAGACTCTGACAGGCGACACGCTGGGAGCAAAGGGTGGCGACATTCAGATCGACCTCGCCCCGCTTCCCGAAGCGGCAATGACGTACGCCATTGAACCGAAGAGCCGCGCGGATGAAGACAAGTTGGGACCGGCAATTCACAAGCTCATGGAAGAAGACCTGCTGATTCGATTCTTCCGCGATCCGCAGACGAACGAATTTCTAATTGCAGGCGCGGGGCAACCGCACATCGAAGCCATCGTATCAAGGCTAAAGAAGCGCTATCACGCCGAGGTTACGCTGAAGGCGCCGAAGGTTCCCTATCGCGAAACCATTCGCGGCAAGGCCGACGCGCAGGGCCGGCACAAGAAGCAGAGCGGCGGCCATGGGCAATTCGGCGATTGCAAGATTCGCATGGAGCCGATGCCCCGAGGTGGCGGCTTCGAGTTTGCCAGTGAAGTTTTCGGAGGAGCCATTCCGCGCAACTTTATCCCGGCCATTGAGAAAGGCGTCGTCGAATCCGCCGCACGCGGTTATCTCGCTGGCTATCCCGTGGTTGATTTCAAGGTCATCGTGTACGACGGCAGCTATCACGATGTCGATTCCAACGAAATGTCATTCAAGAAGGCCGGTCGCCTGGCCTTCCGCAAAGCGATGGAGCAGGCCAAGCCTTGCCTCCTCGAACCCGTAATGAAGATTGCCGTCGAAGCCCCGGATGAATTCGCCGGCACTCTGATGGGCGATCTCAACGGACGGCGCGGGCGCGTGCAGGGCATGGAGTCCAAGGGACGCACGACGGTGATCAACGCCGAGGTGCCGATGGCGGAGATGCTGACCTACGGCACGTTGCTGACTTCGATGACACAGGGCAAGGGCAGCTACCGAATGGAAATGCACCATTACGACATCGTTCCGCAACTCGTAGCCGACAAGATCTTGGCGAATGCGAAGCGGCCGGTGGAAGAAGAAGAATAG